Proteins encoded by one window of Ulvibacter sp. MAR_2010_11:
- the rimO gene encoding 30S ribosomal protein S12 methylthiotransferase RimO: MRTKTLKKNKINVVTLGCSKNTYDSEVLMGQLRANNKEVVHEEEGNIVVINTCGFIANAKEESINTILEYVQKKEDGLVDKVFVTGCLSERYKPDLQKEIPAVDQYFGTTELPGLLKALGADYKHELIGERLTTTPKNYAYLKIAEGCDRPCSFCAIPIMRGKHKSTPMEDLVTEAEKLAAKGVKELILIAQDLTYYGLDLYKKRNLAELLQKLVQVEGIEWIRLHYAFPTGFPMDVLEVMRNEPKICNYIDIPLQHIADPILKSMRRGTTKAKTTKLLEEFRAAVPDMTIRTTLIVGYPGETEEDFQTLKNWVTEMRFERLGCFTYSHEENTHAYNLVDDVPEDVKMNRANEIMEIQSQISWELNQQKIGKEFKVVIDRKEGSYFVGRTEFDSPDVDNEVLINAEEGYMRTGDFFNVKITAAEDFDLYAELI, translated from the coding sequence ATGCGGACTAAAACCCTGAAAAAGAACAAGATTAATGTAGTAACCTTGGGTTGCTCCAAAAACACTTACGACAGCGAAGTGCTGATGGGACAGTTACGTGCTAATAACAAGGAAGTAGTCCATGAGGAAGAGGGAAATATTGTAGTAATCAATACCTGTGGTTTTATTGCCAATGCCAAAGAAGAAAGTATTAATACCATTTTGGAATACGTTCAGAAAAAGGAAGATGGGCTGGTCGATAAAGTTTTTGTCACAGGATGCCTTTCAGAACGTTATAAACCCGATCTTCAAAAAGAAATACCTGCTGTTGATCAATATTTTGGAACCACCGAATTACCCGGATTGCTAAAAGCACTGGGAGCCGATTACAAACATGAATTAATTGGGGAAAGACTTACAACCACACCCAAAAATTACGCATACTTAAAAATTGCCGAAGGTTGTGACCGACCCTGTTCCTTCTGCGCCATTCCTATCATGCGCGGGAAGCACAAGAGCACACCCATGGAAGATTTGGTCACCGAAGCCGAAAAATTAGCAGCCAAGGGAGTGAAGGAATTAATTCTTATCGCCCAGGATCTTACGTATTACGGCCTCGATTTATACAAAAAACGAAACCTGGCCGAGTTACTTCAGAAATTGGTGCAAGTAGAAGGCATCGAGTGGATTCGATTACACTATGCCTTCCCAACAGGATTTCCAATGGATGTATTGGAAGTGATGCGCAATGAGCCTAAAATTTGCAACTATATAGACATTCCGTTACAGCATATTGCCGACCCAATATTGAAGTCGATGCGTCGTGGAACCACCAAGGCAAAGACCACCAAATTACTAGAAGAATTTCGTGCAGCTGTCCCCGATATGACTATTCGAACCACTTTAATTGTGGGCTATCCCGGAGAAACTGAAGAAGATTTTCAGACTTTAAAGAATTGGGTAACAGAGATGCGTTTCGAGCGCCTGGGATGTTTTACCTATTCTCACGAAGAAAACACACACGCTTATAATTTGGTCGATGATGTTCCTGAAGATGTTAAAATGAATCGCGCCAACGAGATTATGGAAATTCAGTCACAGATTTCCTGGGAACTCAATCAGCAGAAAATTGGGAAAGAATTCAAAGTGGTAATAGACCGCAAAGAGGGAAGTTATTTTGTGGGACGTACCGAGTTTGATAGCCCCGATGTGGATAATGAGGTTTTAATCAATGCTGAAGAAGGTTATATGCGGACTGGCGATTTTTTCAATGTTAAGATTACTGCTGCCGAAGATTTCGATTTGTATGCTGAATTAATTTAA
- a CDS encoding 3'-5' exonuclease, which translates to MELHLKKPICFFDLETTGVNVATDRIVEISVLKVYPNGNKESYTWRVNPEMPIPPVVSAIHGITDEMVANEPPFREIAPKVYALLKDSDLGGFNSNRFDIPLLAEELLRAEIDFDLKKALSVDVQTIFHKKEKRTLEAAYKFYCDKTLEDAHSAEADTNATYEVLKAQLDRYPDLENDVAALATFSSHKDFADFAGYIGYNKEGDEIFSFGKHRGATVSDIMEKEPGYFGWLLNADFPLYTKKVLTRIKLQKLNNKLE; encoded by the coding sequence ATGGAGTTACACCTAAAAAAACCTATCTGCTTTTTCGATCTGGAAACCACCGGAGTTAACGTAGCCACCGACCGAATTGTAGAGATATCTGTTCTTAAAGTCTATCCTAACGGAAATAAAGAAAGTTATACCTGGCGTGTAAACCCCGAAATGCCTATTCCACCTGTTGTAAGTGCCATTCATGGGATTACCGATGAAATGGTTGCCAACGAACCTCCTTTTCGTGAAATAGCCCCAAAAGTATACGCCTTATTGAAGGATAGTGACCTGGGTGGGTTTAATTCCAATAGATTCGACATTCCATTGCTGGCCGAAGAATTATTGAGAGCCGAAATAGATTTCGATTTGAAAAAAGCTCTTTCGGTCGATGTGCAAACCATTTTTCACAAAAAAGAAAAGCGCACTCTCGAAGCCGCATATAAATTTTACTGTGATAAAACACTCGAAGATGCACATAGTGCAGAAGCCGATACCAACGCGACCTATGAGGTGCTTAAGGCACAGTTGGACCGATACCCCGATTTAGAAAACGATGTTGCTGCATTAGCCACCTTTAGTTCGCATAAGGACTTTGCCGACTTTGCAGGCTATATTGGATATAATAAAGAAGGAGATGAAATTTTCAGCTTTGGAAAACACAGAGGAGCAACGGTGTCCGATATCATGGAGAAAGAACCGGGTTATTTTGGGTGGTTGCTTAATGCCGATTTCCCGTTGTACACTAAAAAAGTGTTGACAAGAATCAAACTTCAGAAATTAAACAATAAATTAGAGTAA
- a CDS encoding tRNA (cytidine(34)-2'-O)-methyltransferase: MSYNIVLIEPEIPNNTGNIGRLSLATGSTLHLVKPFGFELNDTRVKRAGLDYWQHVELKIYESTEAFFSVHKNKSMAFFSSHGTRDYWDIPFKDEMFLIFGKESVGLPKDLISKHETDLYKIPIHSPHIRSINLANAVGVVVYEGLRQAAMKC, translated from the coding sequence GTGTCCTACAACATAGTTTTAATAGAACCCGAAATCCCAAATAACACCGGTAATATTGGCCGACTCAGTCTTGCAACCGGGAGTACGCTGCATTTGGTAAAGCCCTTCGGATTTGAACTCAATGATACAAGGGTAAAACGGGCGGGGTTGGATTATTGGCAACATGTTGAACTTAAGATTTATGAAAGTACTGAAGCTTTTTTTTCGGTCCATAAAAATAAATCCATGGCTTTCTTTTCAAGCCACGGAACGCGCGATTATTGGGACATCCCTTTTAAAGATGAAATGTTCTTGATTTTTGGAAAGGAATCTGTGGGCTTGCCGAAGGATTTAATTAGCAAGCATGAGACCGATTTGTATAAAATTCCGATTCACTCACCTCACATTCGTTCTATCAATTTGGCAAATGCAGTTGGAGTTGTAGTTTATGAGGGATTGCGTCAGGCAGCCATGAAGTGTTAA
- a CDS encoding fumarylacetoacetate hydrolase family protein, with protein sequence MKIICVGRNYGAHIAELDNERPEHPILFLKPDTAILLKKQPFFIPDFSDDVHHEVEILVKITKIGKHIDRKFAHKYYDEIGLGIDFTARDLQASLKEKGLPWEKAKAFDGAAVVGNFVSKKTFQDVNDINFSLKKNGEEVQKGNTGLMLWKIDALIEYISKYFTIKIGDIIFTGTPSGVSKVNPNDTLTGYIEGKENFSIKVK encoded by the coding sequence ATGAAAATTATCTGCGTAGGTAGAAATTATGGGGCACATATTGCAGAACTGGACAACGAACGTCCGGAGCATCCTATTCTTTTCTTAAAACCGGATACCGCCATTTTACTCAAAAAGCAACCCTTTTTTATCCCCGATTTCTCTGATGATGTACATCATGAAGTTGAAATTCTAGTAAAGATTACTAAAATTGGAAAACATATTGATAGAAAGTTTGCACACAAATACTATGATGAGATAGGGCTGGGAATCGATTTTACGGCGCGAGACCTGCAAGCAAGTCTAAAGGAAAAAGGCTTACCTTGGGAAAAAGCGAAGGCATTTGATGGGGCAGCAGTGGTAGGAAACTTTGTATCAAAAAAAACGTTTCAGGATGTGAATGATATCAATTTTTCGCTAAAAAAAAACGGAGAAGAGGTTCAAAAAGGAAATACCGGATTGATGCTATGGAAAATTGATGCTTTAATCGAATATATTTCAAAATATTTCACCATAAAGATTGGGGATATTATCTTTACAGGCACTCCTTCAGGTGTTTCAAAAGTGAATCCAAACGATACCTTGACGGGTTATATAGAAGGAAAGGAAAACTTTTCCATAAAAGTTAAATAG
- the rpmG gene encoding 50S ribosomal protein L33 has translation MAKRGNRVQVILECTEHKGTGEPGTSRYITTKNKKNTPDRMELKKFNPILKKMTVHKEIK, from the coding sequence ATGGCTAAAAGAGGAAACAGAGTACAGGTAATTTTAGAATGTACAGAGCACAAGGGAACCGGTGAGCCGGGAACATCTCGTTACATCACCACAAAAAATAAAAAGAACACACCGGACAGAATGGAATTGAAGAAATTCAACCCAATTCTTAAGAAAATGACGGTTCATAAAGAAATTAAATAA
- the rpmB gene encoding 50S ribosomal protein L28: MSRVCELTGKKAMVGNNVSHAMNKTKRKFNVNLAKKRFYIPEEDKWITLRVATSVLKTINKKGISAVIKEARAKGFLNQ, encoded by the coding sequence ATGTCTAGAGTTTGTGAGCTTACAGGAAAGAAAGCAATGGTAGGAAACAATGTTTCCCACGCGATGAATAAAACAAAGCGCAAGTTTAATGTAAACCTTGCAAAGAAGCGTTTTTACATTCCTGAAGAGGACAAGTGGATTACCCTTCGTGTAGCTACTTCAGTTTTAAAAACAATTAATAAAAAAGGTATTTCTGCGGTTATCAAAGAAGCAAGAGCCAAAGGCTTTTTGAATCAATAA
- a CDS encoding competence/damage-inducible protein A, giving the protein MLAEIITIGDEILIGQIVDTNSAFIAKELNKIGVQVYQITSIQDDKEHILQALKDAKQRVNLVLITGGLGPTKDDITKETLCEFFDDTLVESAEVLDNVNRLFSKYFNRKPLPSNLLQAKVPSKATVLNNTHGTAPGMWIEEDNVVFVSMPGVPYEMKYLMLNEVLPRVVKRYDRPFIYHKTLLTYGLGESAIADRIEDWENSLPKEIRLAYLPSLGRVRLRLSSKGKDEAQLHRAVDKQMDVLWKLLEDIAVGYEDETSIEERIGALLAQREQSLSLAESCTGGAIAKKITGNPGASAFFKGSIIPYQTIKKVDVLGVDEQLIHDHSVVSAPVAEAMAQHVKKLFETDYGVATTGIAGPTLGDSEDEVGTVFIAIAGPKRVISEKFSFGNARERVISKATNKAFEMLLKEILKN; this is encoded by the coding sequence ATGCTTGCCGAAATAATCACCATAGGTGACGAAATTCTTATTGGTCAGATTGTAGATACCAATTCTGCTTTTATTGCCAAGGAGTTGAATAAAATTGGGGTTCAGGTCTACCAAATTACTTCCATTCAGGACGATAAAGAACACATTCTTCAGGCATTAAAAGACGCCAAGCAACGAGTAAATTTAGTATTGATTACAGGAGGTTTGGGTCCTACCAAAGACGATATTACCAAGGAAACCCTTTGTGAGTTTTTCGACGATACGCTTGTAGAAAGCGCTGAAGTTCTCGACAATGTGAATCGTCTTTTTTCAAAATACTTCAACAGAAAACCCCTGCCATCAAATTTATTGCAGGCAAAAGTTCCTTCCAAAGCAACAGTGCTCAACAATACCCACGGTACTGCACCGGGCATGTGGATTGAGGAGGATAATGTGGTATTTGTGTCTATGCCGGGAGTACCCTATGAGATGAAATACCTCATGCTAAATGAAGTATTGCCTCGAGTAGTTAAGAGATACGACCGACCATTTATCTATCACAAAACCTTGCTAACCTATGGTTTAGGTGAAAGCGCCATCGCAGACCGAATTGAAGATTGGGAAAACAGCCTTCCAAAAGAAATTAGATTGGCGTATTTGCCGTCTTTAGGGCGTGTCCGACTTCGGTTATCCTCCAAAGGCAAAGATGAAGCACAATTACACCGGGCTGTGGATAAGCAGATGGATGTGCTTTGGAAATTACTGGAAGACATTGCTGTAGGATATGAGGATGAAACAAGCATCGAAGAACGTATTGGTGCGCTGTTGGCGCAAAGGGAACAATCGCTAAGTCTTGCCGAGAGTTGTACCGGTGGTGCCATTGCCAAAAAAATTACTGGAAATCCCGGCGCTTCCGCGTTTTTCAAAGGAAGTATCATTCCATATCAAACAATTAAAAAGGTGGATGTTCTTGGGGTAGACGAACAATTAATTCACGATCACAGCGTGGTGAGTGCTCCTGTGGCCGAAGCAATGGCCCAACATGTAAAAAAATTGTTTGAAACCGATTATGGGGTAGCAACTACAGGAATTGCAGGACCTACTTTGGGAGATAGCGAAGATGAGGTGGGGACTGTTTTTATTGCCATAGCGGGACCTAAAAGGGTAATAAGTGAAAAATTCAGCTTTGGTAATGCGCGGGAGCGGGTAATTTCAAAAGCAACGAACAAAGCCTTCGAAATGCTGCTCAAAGAAATTTTAAAAAACTAA
- a CDS encoding glycosyltransferase family 4 protein encodes MNSVLIIGHTFPEPATTAAGSRMLQLIQLFIENNFTITFATTANASDKAVNLKELGVDTLAIQLNDASFDDCISELNPSLVLFDRFITEEQFGWRVAEICPNALRILDTEDLHFLRKAREQAVKKGLSVADASLFTETAKRELASILRCDLSILISEAEVKLLETTFSIPSELLYYLPFLVEHSSEAAAKLPAFEARSGFVTVGNMLHAPNVDSIKYLKTEIWPLIREKLPEAQLHIYGSYATQQILDFHNPKEGFLFQGWAKEVSKVMVASKVCLAPLRFGAGLKGKLLDAMRYGTPSVTTTIGAEGMYGNLPIPGRITDDPLEFAKASVALFTQKEIWLEAQQNGFSCIEKRFQKSLFSEAFIATINKLQQNVRTHREKHFIGQILQHHTLQSSKYLSKWIEAKNSTS; translated from the coding sequence TTGAATAGCGTACTCATTATTGGCCATACTTTTCCCGAACCTGCAACGACAGCCGCGGGTAGCCGTATGCTGCAGTTGATTCAGCTTTTTATTGAAAACAACTTTACAATCACTTTCGCGACTACTGCAAATGCTTCCGATAAAGCAGTAAATCTAAAAGAATTAGGTGTTGATACTCTTGCTATTCAATTAAATGATGCTTCTTTCGATGATTGTATTTCAGAATTAAACCCCTCCCTTGTACTTTTTGATCGATTTATAACGGAAGAACAGTTTGGTTGGCGTGTGGCCGAAATCTGTCCAAATGCCTTACGGATACTCGATACTGAAGATTTGCATTTTCTTCGAAAGGCAAGAGAACAGGCAGTAAAAAAAGGTTTGTCTGTAGCCGATGCCAGCTTATTTACTGAAACAGCCAAGCGGGAATTGGCCAGTATTTTACGATGTGATCTGTCGATACTTATTTCGGAAGCTGAAGTGAAACTACTAGAAACTACCTTTTCAATCCCTTCGGAACTATTGTATTATTTACCTTTTTTAGTGGAACACTCGTCTGAAGCTGCGGCAAAATTACCTGCGTTCGAAGCACGAAGTGGTTTTGTTACCGTGGGGAATATGTTGCATGCGCCCAATGTAGATTCTATAAAATATTTAAAAACAGAAATCTGGCCCCTGATTCGGGAAAAACTCCCTGAAGCCCAATTGCATATTTATGGAAGTTACGCAACGCAGCAGATACTGGATTTTCATAATCCAAAAGAAGGATTTTTATTTCAGGGTTGGGCTAAAGAGGTGTCAAAAGTAATGGTTGCATCGAAGGTGTGTCTTGCGCCGCTGCGATTCGGAGCTGGTTTAAAAGGGAAATTATTGGATGCCATGCGTTATGGAACACCCTCAGTTACTACTACTATTGGCGCGGAAGGAATGTATGGAAACCTACCTATTCCGGGCAGAATTACAGATGATCCTCTAGAATTTGCAAAGGCTTCGGTCGCACTATTTACACAGAAAGAAATCTGGCTGGAAGCGCAGCAAAATGGTTTCAGTTGTATCGAAAAGCGTTTCCAAAAAAGCCTTTTTTCCGAAGCCTTTATTGCAACAATAAACAAGCTTCAACAAAATGTGAGGACACACAGAGAAAAGCACTTTATAGGGCAAATACTTCAGCATCACACATTGCAGAGTAGTAAGTATTTAAGTAAGTGGATTGAAGCTAAAAATTCGACCTCTTAA
- a CDS encoding Hpt domain-containing protein: MTRHYSKESLSEVAGGDQDFMAIVAKTFLEEIPPDLQAMEDAIDNDNKELAYQFAHKMKPNLEMFGIEVGKDITAIEAWTRTSKNKMTVSENLEKVVSSVKKVLVELKEDFNL; encoded by the coding sequence ATGACAAGACATTATTCAAAAGAAAGTTTAAGTGAGGTAGCAGGTGGAGACCAGGATTTTATGGCCATCGTTGCAAAAACCTTTTTAGAGGAAATTCCACCAGATTTACAGGCCATGGAGGATGCAATCGACAATGATAACAAGGAATTAGCCTATCAATTTGCTCATAAAATGAAGCCTAATCTCGAAATGTTTGGCATCGAAGTTGGGAAGGATATTACCGCTATAGAAGCTTGGACAAGAACTTCAAAAAATAAAATGACGGTTTCCGAGAACCTCGAGAAAGTTGTTTCCTCTGTAAAGAAAGTGCTTGTAGAGCTCAAAGAAGATTTCAATTTATAA
- a CDS encoding SET domain-containing protein, whose amino-acid sequence MIHPHTELRFISDQIGHGVVATKFIPAGTITWVLDKLDRTFTIEDFQKLDKLYQDILEFYTYRNSKGNYVLCWDHGRFVNHSFKSNCLSTAYDFEIAIRDIQPGEQLTDDYGYLNIETPFRAADEGTKRKTVYPDDLKNYHKVWDKKIAAVFPKIRELNQPLANILTEATQKQIDAVLSGAKPLASILEIYYPKK is encoded by the coding sequence ATGATTCACCCGCATACGGAACTACGCTTCATCAGCGACCAAATTGGACACGGCGTAGTAGCAACCAAATTTATTCCTGCAGGTACCATAACCTGGGTCTTAGACAAATTAGACAGGACATTCACCATAGAAGACTTTCAGAAATTAGATAAGCTATATCAGGATATACTGGAGTTTTATACCTATCGCAACAGCAAAGGCAACTATGTATTATGTTGGGATCATGGAAGGTTTGTAAACCACAGTTTTAAATCCAATTGTCTTTCTACGGCATACGATTTCGAAATCGCCATCCGCGATATTCAACCGGGAGAACAACTAACCGACGATTACGGATATTTAAATATTGAAACTCCTTTTCGTGCAGCCGATGAGGGCACCAAGCGCAAGACAGTTTATCCGGACGATCTTAAGAATTATCACAAGGTGTGGGATAAGAAAATTGCTGCGGTTTTTCCTAAAATCAGAGAACTAAATCAGCCGCTGGCGAATATTTTGACTGAAGCCACCCAAAAGCAAATTGACGCAGTCTTGAGCGGAGCTAAACCCTTGGCTTCTATTTTGGAAATTTACTATCCTAAAAAGTAA
- the ftsY gene encoding signal recognition particle-docking protein FtsY, with amino-acid sequence MSFFKKIFSKEKKETLDKGLEKSKNSFLDKLSKAVAGKSKVDDNVLDNLEEVLVSSDVGVNTTLKIIERIEARVAKDKYLGTEELNQILREEIAGLLSETNSGNASDFELPESNAPHVIMVVGVNGVGKTTTIGKLAYQFKKAGKKVVLGAGDTFRAAAIDQLQIWADRTGVPIVRQEMGSDPASVAFDTLQSAVTQNADVVIIDTAGRLHNKVNLMNELTKIKRVMQKVIPDAPHDVLLILDGSTGQNAFEQAKQFTAATEVTSLAVTKLDGTAKGGVVIGISDQFQIPVKYIGVGEGMEDLQVFNKLEFVDSFFS; translated from the coding sequence ATGAGCTTCTTTAAAAAAATATTCTCCAAAGAAAAAAAAGAAACCCTGGATAAAGGGTTGGAAAAATCCAAAAACTCCTTCCTCGACAAACTAAGCAAAGCCGTCGCAGGAAAAAGTAAGGTAGACGACAACGTTCTCGATAATCTGGAAGAGGTCTTGGTATCAAGTGATGTGGGTGTAAATACCACCCTAAAAATTATTGAACGTATCGAAGCACGTGTTGCAAAAGATAAATATCTGGGCACCGAAGAACTCAACCAAATTCTTCGCGAAGAGATTGCAGGGCTGCTTAGTGAAACTAATTCGGGAAATGCATCCGACTTTGAGCTACCTGAAAGCAATGCGCCTCATGTTATCATGGTAGTAGGAGTGAATGGAGTAGGGAAGACCACCACTATCGGAAAATTAGCATATCAGTTTAAAAAGGCAGGAAAAAAAGTGGTTTTAGGTGCCGGAGACACCTTTAGAGCCGCTGCAATCGATCAGTTACAAATTTGGGCAGATAGGACCGGTGTTCCAATTGTACGCCAGGAAATGGGAAGCGATCCCGCAAGTGTAGCCTTCGACACCCTCCAAAGCGCCGTTACTCAGAATGCCGATGTGGTAATCATCGATACTGCGGGTAGATTACACAATAAAGTGAACCTAATGAACGAGCTTACCAAGATAAAGCGTGTAATGCAAAAGGTAATTCCTGATGCGCCCCACGATGTGCTTTTAATACTCGACGGCTCTACAGGACAGAATGCCTTCGAACAAGCCAAACAATTTACGGCCGCCACCGAAGTGACTTCTTTGGCAGTTACAAAACTCGACGGAACAGCAAAAGGCGGTGTAGTAATCGGTATTAGCGATCAGTTTCAAATTCCGGTAAAGTATATTGGTGTAGGAGAAGGTATGGAGGACTTGCAGGTGTTTAATAAATTAGAATTTGTGGACAGTTTTTTTTCTTAA
- a CDS encoding DUF4295 domain-containing protein, protein MAKKSVASLQTGSKRLTKAIKMVKSPKTGAYTFVESIMTPEAVNDWLSKK, encoded by the coding sequence ATGGCAAAGAAATCAGTAGCATCGTTACAAACAGGATCCAAGAGATTAACAAAAGCCATTAAAATGGTAAAATCGCCAAAAACCGGCGCCTATACCTTCGTGGAATCTATCATGACTCCCGAAGCGGTAAACGACTGGTTGAGCAAAAAATAA
- a CDS encoding DEAD/DEAH box helicase: MHFSELALNKPILKAVFEKNYESPTQIQEETIPLVLAGKDVIASAQTGTGKTAAFALPILQRLFHQQDVNKNAKKIRALVVSPTRELAVQIEEEFQVYSKYTNLRTTVVFGGTSIAPQKDILKKGVDILIATPGRLLDLRKQEIVDLGHVEILVLDEADLMLDMGFIDDVLKIERLCPEEKQSLLFSATMPAKVVQLARTILKDPERVEVTPSVSAAASVRQILYYVPKPKKIELCLHLLRNTIKGNILIFRRTKNGVDKLEQTLIKNNYKVASLHGDKAQSTRQVALNSFKNGDVNILIATDVASRGIDIDGLDAVINFDLPNIPETFVHRIGRTGRAGLEGIAYSFCSADEKEYVTSIQKLIKGALPVDDEHPYLLSPKAKPQVHKKKGSKHKKGRKSEASKKNKKRWY; encoded by the coding sequence ATGCACTTCAGTGAATTAGCCTTAAACAAACCTATTCTAAAAGCCGTTTTTGAAAAGAATTATGAGTCTCCTACGCAGATTCAGGAGGAAACGATTCCGTTAGTACTTGCCGGAAAAGATGTAATTGCTTCGGCCCAAACAGGAACCGGAAAAACAGCAGCTTTTGCATTGCCCATCTTACAGCGATTGTTTCATCAACAGGATGTCAATAAAAATGCTAAAAAGATTCGCGCCCTGGTTGTGAGTCCTACACGGGAATTGGCCGTACAGATTGAAGAAGAGTTTCAGGTCTATAGTAAATATACCAACTTGCGAACCACTGTTGTTTTTGGAGGAACCTCCATAGCACCTCAAAAAGATATTTTAAAAAAAGGGGTAGATATATTAATTGCTACTCCCGGGCGCTTACTGGATCTTCGGAAGCAGGAAATTGTAGATTTAGGACATGTTGAAATTTTAGTTTTAGATGAAGCAGATCTTATGCTGGATATGGGTTTTATAGACGATGTACTTAAGATTGAGCGATTGTGTCCGGAAGAAAAACAGAGCCTGCTCTTTTCGGCTACCATGCCTGCTAAAGTAGTACAATTAGCGAGGACCATTTTAAAAGACCCTGAAAGGGTGGAGGTAACTCCGTCGGTTTCAGCAGCGGCATCGGTAAGACAGATTCTATATTATGTTCCCAAACCTAAAAAAATTGAATTGTGTTTACACCTGCTACGCAATACTATCAAAGGAAATATCCTCATCTTTCGTCGCACTAAGAACGGAGTTGACAAACTGGAACAAACACTCATAAAGAATAATTATAAGGTTGCCAGCTTACATGGTGATAAGGCACAAAGTACGCGACAAGTTGCATTGAACAGTTTCAAAAATGGCGATGTTAATATTCTCATAGCTACCGATGTTGCCTCACGCGGAATCGATATCGACGGTCTCGACGCTGTTATAAATTTTGATCTTCCCAATATTCCCGAAACCTTTGTGCATCGTATTGGGCGCACAGGACGAGCGGGACTGGAAGGTATAGCCTATTCATTTTGTTCGGCAGATGAAAAGGAATACGTTACCAGTATTCAGAAATTAATAAAAGGAGCCTTGCCGGTAGACGATGAGCATCCTTACCTCTTATCTCCCAAAGCCAAACCACAGGTGCATAAAAAGAAGGGGAGCAAACACAAAAAAGGACGAAAATCTGAAGCCTCGAAGAAAAATAAGAAACGTTGGTATTAG